GTTGTTTCAAAACTGATGTGTATACATTAATGGGAATAAGAATAAAGGTAAAAAAGAGTTATGcgcaaaacaataaataatgATACACAGTTCACAAACTAAAATTTGAAGGTGTAAACTGTTTTACTGGTGCATTGAAGTGAAACGCTCCTATTACAATTTTCTCATCTTCGTATTACATATATTCTAGTTTGAAATAGTCCACCTGGTCACTTGAGATGACAGTTTTACTTTCAAAGGCTGATTCCGGGGACAAAAGTATCACGTGTTTTTGGTGTCACGCTAGGTAACTCGATCCGATTGCATTTCAGATTCCGCAACAGTTGTGAGTTGCCAAGGTAAGACACCACCAAGGTCTTCCATGTTGAATCgatttaataattttaaaaaagtgcgATTTGAACAATCTGTCACTCGAATAATTCCCAATGAAATcaacaaatcaaaataagCAAGAGGAATGTCAAACTGTTTCTAGAGCTACTGGCTTGCATTTCTCTATCCAGCTATTGAAAATGTTGTAAATGTTGTTTTTACCGTATCGAAGTAggccatttttgtttggttcTCCAGTTAAATCAAGTCGTAGTTAaggaattttaaattttcgccacaaaaaaaaaaaaaaaataaatatggcgACCATTATGTATGGGGAGAAAGTTAGACTTGTAGCTATGTCAGTTGGTCTAATAGGGATTTGTGGACTTGGATTCGCTTCAAACACATGAGGTATGCAGTTATTCTTTAGCTACTTGTATCCCAAACATCCGAAGAGATACGTCCATCAAATTTGAGGAATTGGATTAACATAATCCATAAAAAACAATCAGCCCAGGGATTTCAAGTGGACCCTAAAGTTCAAGTATCTTTCGTAAAATAAGGCAAAAGCAGCGTCAGTAGCATGGCAAATAGAACACATAAGTATGGCGTCTGCTGTGTGTCAACCAAACTTTGGATTAAAAAATGGTACAGAAATTTTAATGAACATAACTTTTCCCGAGAAACTCAAAAAGTTTTTTATATGCTTTTGAATCCGTTTAAAACCCGAGTGATGTTAACCCAATGTCGTTTGGCACTgtcaagcaaaacaaaacaaaaagtgtaAGGAGTAGAAAAACTGACACTTACCCACGATATTGAATAACTGGTCAATAGAAAACAATTGCATCGAGCTTCCGACGAAAGGACTGTGTAAGTAATGCTATCTGCGTTCTTCCAACACCGTAACAACAACCACTCTGACTTGAAAATTGACAGGAACACAGTGAGTATAAAAAGCCAAGCAAGAGGCAAGTTGAACTTGTGTTGGTTCTGCATTCACTGCGTGGACACGTGTTTGCTTTCGGGAACGTCAAGTTTACGCCACTCAGCCTTTTTGCCTCCTTTAAGTCGCTGCGCTGACCTGTCTTCCCCAAAAGGTAGACACGTTTGTTAAACCACGGGCTCCGATCTTTCTTGCTGTGTCCTCGCCGATTTCGACCAAAGAAACAACTTCGAACTGGGTAGGTTGTACCTTAGTCCTAGTTCTTCTTTCATTGCAAAGCCTGGTTAGTTTATCACAGGGTGGCATCCTAACCCATTGCATGCAGTATGTGTACAAAggtaaatcattttttttttcattacagCCACAATGAGTTCCCCAATGACTCAACCAGGATCACCAggtattaaaaattaaagattgTAAGGAAAAATCACAatcaaaaaatgtttaaaaatacaTTCATTAGGAATGTTGCGTCGTTCTATGAGCGGAAGTTCAGGACTGAACAACTTGGCAAAGTCATCAAGTTTCATCCGTCGTAATAACGATCGTGATGGAATGGGTAACAACGTTGGAGTCAGCCCAGGTGGCAGCAATGCAGCTTATCGCGCTTCCTTAGTATCCCACTATGCTGAAGATTTGGATAGGCGTCGCCGCGCTGAGCGAGCCGTTGAAGATATTCGTACTGATGGAAGTATGGCTTCAACTTTATAGATGCTGATGAATCAAACAAGATGTTGTATCTATGTTTTATCTACTTTTAAAGTGACTTCTGAAAATCTGAAGATTGATTCGGTTGAGTTGTATTCTCGAGACAATGCCCGTGAACATCGCACTGACCGCTATGAATTGGTTCGGGACACTGGCAGAGTAAACTAAATTTAATCCAATATTACAAACTGTTGGATATAGGTCTAGCTAAAATTTATCTTTCCCACAATAGGACATTGGATCTTCGTCTTCCATGGTTATGTCTATGTCGATGACTAATATGTCATCCCTGTCATCGATGGACTATCGTTCATCCTCGTCCTCATCCACTACCGTTCTTCGTCGTGGTCAGCCATTCTTCATGGCTGTGCGCATGAAGGACCGTAACTTCGATCCTCGTCGTGATATTCTGCGAGCTTCTTTCAGCTTCGGTATTCATCAGAGATACTAATATGCGAAGGATTACAACAtcaaagaattttttgatAGGTCCCAACCCTCAGGTGACCAAGGGAACCAAAGTTGTCTTGCCTTTCCGTGTGACTCAGCGGGAATTTAGCCGTGCACCACAAAAATGGGACATGCGTGTGCATCAACAGGAGGGTTTCAACATCACTTTCCAAGTATATTGTTTAtggtatttcaatttttaaaggTTAAATGGTGACATGGTTTTCCAGGTCCATATTCCTGCCAACGCCCTAGTCGGACTTTGGCGCGTCAACATCGAAACGACCACGACAACACCTGGAGCACGCATTGATGAATTCCGCTTCAAAGATGACATCTACATCTTATTTAACCCCTTCTGCAGAGGTAggaaaactaataataatgaaatcCAGATAGCTTCTTAACAAATGCTCTTATGTATCCACTAGACGACCCGGTTTACCTAGACAGTGAGGATCTACGCCGTGAATACCTAATGAATGAAACAGGAAAGGTGTTCGTGGGTACACATCATCGCCCGAAAGGTCGTCGTTGGGTCTACGGACAATTCTCCGATGTAGCATTGCCAGCTGCCCAGCTTTTATTGGAACAATCCGGCTTGAATCCCACTGAAAGAGGAAACCCTGTCCAAGTTGTCCGTGCCATCGCCTCCATCGTAATAATATCAAGTTTATCCTAGATGTTTTCTGATAGGATTTTAACGTGCCATTTCTCTGGAAAAAATTCATAGATCAACGCCAATGATGGATTTGGTTTGTTGGAAGGCAAATGGGAGGGCTCCTTTGAAGATGGAGTTTGTCCATGGGTATGGACTGGAAGTTCCAAAATTTTCGAGCATTACCTACGAAACGGATCGAAGCCAGTAAAATACGGACAATGTTGGGTGTTCGCTGCTGTAGCTACTTCCAGTATTATTTTAACACTTTAATGCATTTACTCGAGTTCTAAAGAACTTATCgtatttttcagttttccgAGCATTGGGTATTCCTTCTCGTCCAGTAACCAACTTTGTCTCCGCGCGTGATACAAACCACACCCTTTCTGTTGACAAGTACTTTGATATATTTGGAGATGAAATGAAAGGTGGACCAGATGGGGACAATCAAGATGCCATGTGGAACTTCCATGCCTggtaattttgaaaaagcgtCTATTATTTCCTTTAAtgccaaatttttttcccattgACTGAGAAGGACTGAAGTATGGATGTCACGACCGGATCTGCAAGCCGGTTTCAACGGCTGGCAGGCTATCGACCCAACCCCTCCTCCTCAGTTCTGGCAGAACAACTCCGGGGGTAGTTTTCTATTTAATTAAATTCGTTTTTCTCTATAAAATAACCAAAACacttggtaatttttttttagatcaaAAGAGCCGCGGACCATGGGCTGTTGAAGCTTTCCGCCGAGGTCCCTCATCCGTTGAATCCGTCCGCCGAGGTGAAGTGGGATTCGCCTACGACACCCCATATGTAATGTTCCCAATCATTTACCTAGAATATCGAAAactaattttgaatttttctagCTGTTTGCCGAAGTCAATGCCGAAGTCAGCCACTTCCAAGAGGATGAGAATTCTCATTGGGGATTCAGAAAGATTCACGTCAACAATTATCAGTAAGTACCAGTAATAAGTTCAACATTTTCGCTAATTGGAGCCACTGTTTTGTCTACAGTGTTGGCCGCATGATCTTAACTAAGCGACCAGGAGCGGACGATGAT
This genomic interval from Daphnia magna isolate NIES linkage group LG8, ASM2063170v1.1, whole genome shotgun sequence contains the following:
- the LOC116928763 gene encoding hemocyte protein-glutamine gamma-glutamyltransferase is translated as MSSPMTQPGSPGMLRRSMSGSSGLNNLAKSSSFIRRNNDRDGMGNNVGVSPGGSNAAYRASLVSHYAEDLDRRRRAERAVEDIRTDGMTSENLKIDSVELYSRDNAREHRTDRYELVRDTGRDIGSSSSMVMSMSMTNMSSLSSMDYRSSSSSSTTVLRRGQPFFMAVRMKDRNFDPRRDILRASFSFGPNPQVTKGTKVVLPFRVTQREFSRAPQKWDMRVHQQEGFNITFQVHIPANALVGLWRVNIETTTTTPGARIDEFRFKDDIYILFNPFCRDDPVYLDSEDLRREYLMNETGKVFVGTHHRPKGRRWVYGQFSDVALPAAQLLLEQSGLNPTERGNPVQVVRAIASIINANDGFGLLEGKWEGSFEDGVCPWVWTGSSKIFEHYLRNGSKPVKYGQCWVFAAVATSIFRALGIPSRPVTNFVSARDTNHTLSVDKYFDIFGDEMKGGPDGDNQDAMWNFHAWTEVWMSRPDLQAGFNGWQAIDPTPPPQFWQNNSGDQKSRGPWAVEAFRRGPSSVESVRRGEVGFAYDTPYLFAEVNAEVSHFQEDENSHWGFRKIHVNNYHVGRMILTKRPGADDDVSDADAEDITSLYKNPDGMSRYQKQGDGCFSSHFNQGMSSPYLERRDRERDRDMIHYPGTVRRLSIVDIARKPWYDESRHAADPGSAAERVSSMNAARSVERSQPMFDSRPVNEDVYFDLIEQDKVAWGQPFNLQLHVQNRSQEMRTISTILSANSVYYTGVTARRLGRTDRQFVLQPGGRETLQIRVSWDEYRDKIVDYGHIKIYAMASVQETKQSWSEEDDFQLEKPKLDIQIRGNPQVGQDCFVTFSFMNPVSVSLTECEFTFEGPGLVRPQTVKYRDVKPGEMISFVQKFMPRFSGERKLVATFNSRELGDIIGSRPIHVRD